Part of the Sinorhizobium terangae genome is shown below.
TTTCGACCATTTCGCGCACGGTCGCGTATTCGAGGCCGAGAACGTTGTCGATGAAGATCTTGCGGTCGTAATCCTTCTCTTCGAAGCCATAGGTCTTCGGCGAGAGTTCGTCATAGTCCTCGACCGGGTCGGCAAGTCCGAGCGGGTCGAGCTTGGCATGCAGGTGGCCACGCATGCGGTAGGCGCGGATCATCATGATGGCGCGGACCGAGTCGCGCGTCGACTGATGGACCTCCGCTTCGCTCACGGGGACACCGGCGACGGCGGCTGCTTCCTCGGCCTTGGCCTTGACCTTCTTTTCGATGACCTTCTCAACGACGCCCCAGTCGCCGTCGAGCGCCGACACGAGTTCGCCGTTTGCGGCGATCGGCCAGTTGCTTTTCTTCCAGGAGGCGCCCTTGGCGGCCTTCACAACGTCTTCCGGCCGGTCGGCGAGCGCCTTGAAGAAGGATTGCCATTCGGACGAAACGGAGGACGGATCCGCTTCGTAACGCGCATAGAGCTGCTCGATATAAGCAGCATTGGCGCCATCCAGAAACGATGTGAGCTGGAATTGCTCGTTGGCCTCTTGCCTTGTCATGGTCTTTCGCGAACCCCTGGTTCGCCTCCTGACTGAAGTTGGGATGCCGGGTCTTCCCGGTCGTTCATGTTTATTCGGCGCTTTTTAGTGCACCAAGCTTGCGTCATTAATTGGGTCCGGCTTGGGGCCGGCGGAAGACACCAGCCCCAAGCCTCGCTATCGGAATGTCAGCCCTTCAGGACTTCGACCAGTGTCTTGCCGAGGCGTGCCGGCGACGGCGAGACGCGAATACCGGCCGATTCCATGGCCGCAATCTTGTCTTCCGCGCCGCCCTTGCCACCGGAGATGACCGCGCCGGCATGGCCCATGGTGCGGCCGGGAGGGGCCGTACGGCCGGCGATGAAGCCGACCATCGGCTTCTTGCGGCCGCGCTTGGCTTCGTCCTTGAGGAACTGCGCCGCGTCCTCTTCGGCCGAACCGCCGATCTCACCGATCATGATGATCGACTTGGTTTCGTCGTCGGCGAGGAACATTTCCAGCACGTCGATGAACTCGGTACCCTTGACCGGGTCGCCGCCGATGCCGACCGCCGTTGTCTGGCCGAGGCCTTCGTTGGTGGTCTGGAAGACGGCCTCATAGGTCAGCGTTCCCGAACGCGACAGCACACCGACCGAGCCCTTGCGGAAGATGTTACCGGGCATGATGCCGATCTTGCATTCGTTCGGGGTGAGCACACCCGGGCAGTTGGGGCCGATGAGACGCGAGGAGGACTTTTCCAGACGCGCCTTGACCTTGACCATGTCGGCGACCGGGATGCCTTCGGTGATGCAGACGATCAGCGGAATTTCCGCGTCGATCGCCTCGATGATCGCAGCCGCAGCCCCTGCCGGCGGAACATAGATCACCGACGCATTGGCGCCGGTCGCCTCACGGCCTTCGGCAACGGACGCGAAGATCGGGAGCTGTTCGCCCTTGGCGCCGGTCCAGGTCTCGCCACCCTTCTTCGGGTGGATACCGCCGACCATCTTCGTGCCGTGATAGGCGAGCGCCTGTTCGGTGTGGAAGGTGCCGGTCTTGCCGGTCAGGCCCTGAACGAGGACCTTGGTGTCTTTGTTGATCAGGATGGACATCGGCCTCAGGCTCCCTTCACGGCTGCAACGATCTTCTGGGCGGCATCGTCCAGATCATCGGCGGAGATGACGTTGAGGCCCGATTCATTGATGATCTTCTTGCCAAGCTCGACATTCGTGCCTTCGAGGCGGACGACGAGCGGCACCTTGAGACCCACTTCCTTGACGGCGGCGAGCACGCCTTCAGCGATGACGTCGCACTTCATGATGCCGCCGAAAATGTTGACGAGAATGCCCTTCACGGCCGGATCGGCAGTGATGATCTTGAAGGCGTGCGTGACCTTCTCCTTCGAAGCGCCGCCACCGACGTCGAGGAAGTTGGCCGGTTCGGCGCCATAGAGCTTGATGATGTCCATGGTCGCCATGGCGAGACCGGCGCCGTTAACCATGCAGCCGATGTTGCCGTCGAGCGCGACATAGGCAAGGTCGTGCTTGGAAGCTTCGATTTCCTTCTCGTCCTCTTCGGTCGTATCGCGCAGCGCGACGACGTCTTCGTGGCGGAAGAGCGCATTGCCGTCGAAGGAGACCTTGGCGTCCAGCACGCGCATGCGGCCGTTCTTCATGACGATCAGCGGGTTGACCTCGAGCAGGCTCATGTCCTTCTCGACGAACGCCTTGTAGAGGATCGGGAAGAGCTTTTCGGCATCGGCCCGCGCCTCGCCTTCGAGCTTCAGCGCGTCGGCGAGCGTCTTCAGGTTTTCCGGGGTGACGCCCTTGTCCGGGTCGATCGCGACAGTGACGATCTTCTCCGGCGTATGCTCGGCAACCGCCTCGATGTCCATGCCGCCCTCGGTCGAAACGACGAAGGCAACCTGGCCGACCGAGCGGTCGACGAGGATCGAGAGATAGAGTTCGCGATCGATGTCGGCGCCGTCCTCGATGTAGAGACGGTTGACCTGCTTGCCGGACGGACCCGTCTGCTTGGTCACCAGCGTGTTGCCGAGCATCTCCTTGGCGTTGGTGACGACCTCGTCGACGGACTTCGCAAGGCGCACGCCGCCCTTGGCGTCGGGGCCGAGTTCCTTGAACTTGCCCTTGCCGCGGCCGCCGGCGTGGATCTGGCTCTTCACCACGTAGAGCGGTCCCGGCAGCTTCTTCGCGGCCGCCTCCGCTTCGTCGGCGGAGAAGATCGCGACGCCTTCGGCGACCGGAGCGCCGTAGCTCTTCAAGAGAGCCTTGGCCTGATATTCATGAATGTTCATGGGGTTTTTTCCTGTCTGATTGGCCGGATGGCGGTTACTTCAGGCTGGGTGCAATGTTGATGCAGGCCTCGCAAAGGCCCGCGACCGCCGCCACCGACTTGTCGAAGGCTTCCTTCTCGCTCTTGTTGAGGTCGATCTCGATGATGCGCTCGACACCGCCGGCGCCGATGATCGTCGGCACGCCGACATACATGTCCTTGACGCCGTACTGGCCGGAAAGATGGGCCGCACAGGGAAGCACGCGCTTCTTGTCCTTGAGATAGGCTTCCGCCATCTCGATCGCGGAAGCGGCCGGCGCATAATAGGCCGAGCCGGTCTTCAAGAGGCCGACGATTTCGGCGCCGCCGTCACGGGTGCGCTGGATGATTTCCTCGAGGCGCTCCTTCTTGACCCAGCCCATCTGGACGAGATCGGTCAGCGGGATGCCGGCAACGGTCGAATAGCGGGCGAGCGGCACCATCGTGTCGCCGTGGCCGCCGAGCACGAAAGCCGTGACATCCTGGACGGACACGTTGAATTCCTGGCTGAGGAACAGGCGGAAGCGGGCCGAGTCGAGCACGCCGGCCATGCCGACGACCTTGTTCTTCGGCAGGCCGGAGAATTTCTGCAGCGCCCAAACCATGGCGTCGAGCGGGTTGGTGATGCAGATGACGAATGCGTTCGGGGCATATTTCTTGATGCCGGCGCCGACCTGCTCCATCACTTTCAGGTTGATGCCGAGCAGGTCATCGCGGCTCATGCCCGGCTTGCGCGGCACGCCGGCGGTCACGATGCAGACGTCCGCACCTTCGATGGCAGAATAGTCGCTCGCGCCGGTGAGCGAGGCATCGAAACCTTCGACCGGGGACGACTGTGCGATATCGAGGCCCTTGCCCTGAGGAATGCCGTCGGCAATGTCGAACAGGACGATATCGCCCAGTTCCTTCAGGCCGGCGAGATGCGCCAGCGTGCCACCAATCATCCCTGAGCCGATAAGTGCGATCTTGTTGCGCGCCATGAAAGTGCTTCCTTTGTGATCCCAAAATGATCGAGGCCTGAAACGCGGCAAACGCCAAACCTTCGGGAAAGCCCTTAAACGGCAAATGGTAAAATATCAACGCATACTTTTCGACAGAGCAAATTCAATCGGTTAGATGACAAAATTCTTACGTAAACGTAAGATTGCGTGTCATCATTGCGTCATCGAGCGGCCGTTCTTGCCGGATGCTGCGCCGCATATTCCTCGCTCTGCATCTCGATCAGGCGCGAAACGGTGCGATCGAACTCGAAGCCCTCGGTTCCCTTTTTCGCAGTCAGAAGCTGGTGCGGCTCGGC
Proteins encoded:
- the sucD gene encoding succinate--CoA ligase subunit alpha, yielding MSILINKDTKVLVQGLTGKTGTFHTEQALAYHGTKMVGGIHPKKGGETWTGAKGEQLPIFASVAEGREATGANASVIYVPPAGAAAAIIEAIDAEIPLIVCITEGIPVADMVKVKARLEKSSSRLIGPNCPGVLTPNECKIGIMPGNIFRKGSVGVLSRSGTLTYEAVFQTTNEGLGQTTAVGIGGDPVKGTEFIDVLEMFLADDETKSIIMIGEIGGSAEEDAAQFLKDEAKRGRKKPMVGFIAGRTAPPGRTMGHAGAVISGGKGGAEDKIAAMESAGIRVSPSPARLGKTLVEVLKG
- the sucC gene encoding ADP-forming succinate--CoA ligase subunit beta — translated: MNIHEYQAKALLKSYGAPVAEGVAIFSADEAEAAAKKLPGPLYVVKSQIHAGGRGKGKFKELGPDAKGGVRLAKSVDEVVTNAKEMLGNTLVTKQTGPSGKQVNRLYIEDGADIDRELYLSILVDRSVGQVAFVVSTEGGMDIEAVAEHTPEKIVTVAIDPDKGVTPENLKTLADALKLEGEARADAEKLFPILYKAFVEKDMSLLEVNPLIVMKNGRMRVLDAKVSFDGNALFRHEDVVALRDTTEEDEKEIEASKHDLAYVALDGNIGCMVNGAGLAMATMDIIKLYGAEPANFLDVGGGASKEKVTHAFKIITADPAVKGILVNIFGGIMKCDVIAEGVLAAVKEVGLKVPLVVRLEGTNVELGKKIINESGLNVISADDLDDAAQKIVAAVKGA
- the mdh gene encoding malate dehydrogenase — translated: MARNKIALIGSGMIGGTLAHLAGLKELGDIVLFDIADGIPQGKGLDIAQSSPVEGFDASLTGASDYSAIEGADVCIVTAGVPRKPGMSRDDLLGINLKVMEQVGAGIKKYAPNAFVICITNPLDAMVWALQKFSGLPKNKVVGMAGVLDSARFRLFLSQEFNVSVQDVTAFVLGGHGDTMVPLARYSTVAGIPLTDLVQMGWVKKERLEEIIQRTRDGGAEIVGLLKTGSAYYAPAASAIEMAEAYLKDKKRVLPCAAHLSGQYGVKDMYVGVPTIIGAGGVERIIEIDLNKSEKEAFDKSVAAVAGLCEACINIAPSLK